The nucleotide sequence AGTGGCAAACTCGGTACGAACCTGGCTCCAGTCGGCATCCAGCTCTTCGGCCACAATCATCGTCAGGCCCGTTTCCACCCCCTGGCCCATCTCAACCGAGGGCACCTGATAGGTAATCACGCCGTGTTCATCGATATGCAGCCAGGTATGCGTCACATCAGGCGTGTCGTCGCTGGAAGTCGAAGCCGATAACGGCATCGCTGAGGAACATGAGGCTAACAAACCGCCCGAATACAATACGGATATTTTAAGAAACTGGCGTCGTGACAGGGACGTATGCGGCATAACAAACGGCGCTCTACGGTGTGCATATTGGCCTATGATGTTAATCAGCCGAGACAGGCTGTCGTAGTGACATTTTTTAGTATCCCTTACTAAAAAATGGCATACAGTCGCAGCAGATAAATCCTTAGGCGTGCCGATGCCATGTATTGAGATGCCATGTGCCGTTATGCATGTATTGTCAGGCGTCCGGTAAAGGTGTAGTCAGCACCGGAATATCGCGAAACAGTTGTGTCAGCCAGTGATGCAGGGCCTGGATCTCAGGTTTGTTCTGGTTGGACTTCGGAGTTACCAGCCAATATCCCCGCTCAGTTTGAAATTGTTTCCCGTAAGGTGTCACCAGACGACCATCGTTAATCCAGCGGTTGGCGCTGGGAAGAATGGCCAGTGCGATGCCAAGGCCATCAGCAGCGGCTTTAACAGCGGCGAAATGTGAGTCACAAATAATGCGGTTCTTGATTTGAGCGATGGTGTCCGATGCCAGAAAAGCCTGCCAGGTTGCCATATCTTCCGATTCACTGATCAGGCGGTGGGACACTAAATCTTGTAATTCTTCAACACTGTGCGCTTCAGCGTAAACCGGGCTGCATACCGGGGTAACGGCAGAAAAGCATAAACGTTGTGTGTAAAGCTCCGGCCACTGGCCATCACCAAAACGAATGGCGGCATCGATCTGCTCCGTCTCAAAATCGACATAGCGGTTGCGCGCTTCGATACGCAGTTCGGTATCGGTCGCATAGTCAGCAAAGCTCAGGTAGTTCGGCATCAGTAGTTCCTGAGCAATAAACAATGGTGCACTGATGTGCAACGAACGACTTTGAAAACGCCGCTGAAAACCAACATAACCCTGACGGTGCAACTGCATCATCTGACGTGCAATCTGAAAATAATAATCTCCGGCATCGGTCAGGCTAAGGCTGCGGGTGTGGCGCAAAAACAGGTCTTCCCCCAGCCACTGTTCAAATGCTTTTACTTGCTGGCCCACCGCCGGTGCCGTGACATTCAGCTCCGCCGCGGCCTGTTTAAAACTGAGGTGACGGGCGGCGGCTTCAAATACCGGGATAAACTGAATGGGTGGGGTACGGGATGACAAGGTCATGACTCGATTTGTAATGGTATGAGAAACTATATCTTTTCTATAGCGTAGAAATCATGGTTTGTACACGGATTTTGTATCGAATAACTTTGTTATCACCGATAACAAGTACATTCCTTTCAGGAGTTGAGTCATGTCTGATAAGCCACAAGTTGCTTTGGTAATGGGTGCCGGAGATGCCATTGGCGCTGCCATTAGCCGCCAGTTTGCCCGAGCCGGATTTATTACCTGTATGGCACGCCGTAACGGCGATCAGTTACAGCCTTTGGTAGAAGAGTTGAAGGCCGAAGGTCACGATGCCCGTGGTTTCAGTTGCGATGCCCGTAATGAAGAACAAGTGGAGCAGTTATTTGCTCAAATCGAAGCGGATATTGGCGAGCTTGAAGTGGTGATTTTTAACATCGGAGCGAATGTGCCGATGAGTATTCTGTCGACCAGCAGTCGTAAATTTATGAAGATCTGGGAGATGGCTTGTTTTTCTGGTTTCCTGACCGGGCGAGAAGCCGCGCGAGTGATGACCAAGCGCAAGCGCGGTACCATCCTGTTTACCGGCGCAACTGCCAGCGTTCGGGGTGGTGCAGGTTTTGGAGCATTTGCCAGCGCCAAGCATGGCTTACGCGCACTGGCACAAAGCATGGCACGCGAGTTGGGGCCGCAGAATATTCATGTGGCGCATGTGGTGATTGATGCGGCGGTGGATACTCAATGGATTCGGGATAATCACCCGAAGTATTCAGAATTGGCAGAAAAAGACGGTGTTGTAAAACCCGATGATCTGGCAAAAAACTACCTGATGTTGCATCAACAGCCGCGTAATGCCTGGACGTTTGAGTTGGATGTTCGTCCATGGGCCGAAAAATGGTGAGACGAAGCTGCCTGCTTCGATTACGCTTCTTAGGAAAATAAGTAAGACTTAAAAGAGAAAAAACATGAGCACAACTATCGAATTTTATTTTGATTTTGGCAGCCCGATGGCGTACCTGGCCCACAAGCGTTTTGATTATTTACGTGAAAAATACGACGTGAATATTGAATACCGCCCAATGTTATTAGGCGGTGTTCATAAAGCCACTAAAAACCAACCACCGGCAGCTATTCCGGTAAAAGGCATGTATTTACTGAAGCACGATGTGCCGCGTTTTGTTAAGCGTTATCAGGTGCCGTTTAAAATGAACCCTCACTTCCCGGTGAATACATTGCCACTGATGCGCGGCTGTTTTGCCGCTGAAAAGCTCGGTGTTGCAGAGGCATATAACAATGTGATGTTTGATGCCTTGTGGAATCAAGGACTGAATATGGCCGACCCGGAAGTGATTAAACAGGTTCTGCTGGATAATGACCTACCTGCTGACGAGTTGCTGGCAGCCACTCAGGACCCAGCCGTTAAACAACAGCTGATTGATGCCACTGAAGCGGCAGTTAAACGTAACTGTTTTGGTGCGCCGACCATGTTTGTCGAAGGTGAAATGTTCTTTGGCCAGGATCGTTTAGATTTTGTAGAAGAGATTCTGCAGCAAGGGTGAACGTGAGGCTGGAATGTTACGGACACCTTAATCTTATTTAGATTTGGGTGTCTGTTTTATCGGAGCAAAATCACAGTTGAATCACCGTCGCTTGTTAGGCATTTGACTCCAAATATGTATTCCGGATATGCGGATAAACTGCTAATTTTACTTTAGTCAATTTACGGTCTAGATTATCTAGTGCGCCTTGACATGGTTGAGCGCTGTTAAGCTCAAAGTAAATATTTTCTACTATGTCAGTAATTCCATTCATGGCATGAACCATTTCTTTATTTCCAACAAGATTAGATATAGCTCTAACTGAATATGCATCGCTAGTCGCTGGAAGCAACGCAGTTTTAGCTTTTATTACGTCTCCAGAATGAAAATGTAGTGCGGCTTCATTAACACAAGCCTCTACATTTTCCAATTTAATAGTTAGCTCTTTTACCAAATTCTTTTTATCTTCAATTGCACTTTTCTCTAGTTCATTCTTATGGCTTCGATCAGAAAGAAAATACGATGTCAATCCAGCAATGGAAGCGCCAAGTCCAATTTTTACTGCAGTATCTACAATATCAAGAATAGTTGTCATAGTTGATGCCTAACGCCCCTAAGCAGAGGCACATTTGTTTTTAGCTGCGAAGCCGCGCTAAATTTTTCTTACTGACCTAGTTTGTTAGATTTTTTACCTTCTAGTCAGTGGCTGTATGTTTCTTGATCTAAGCCTTCTATCGATATTAGAACGTTATTCGCATATAGAGATTCCTCAAAAAATCCAGTTTTTCTTTTGAACACTGCTCCATATTTAACTTTGCCAGGGTATTCAGAAGCGTAACGCTTTAACGCGTATTGTAAGCCTGGCTTGGAAACACCATGAACATCCCCCCAAGCAGCTAAAGTGCTTGTGCCAATAAATTGATAACCCTTTAGCTGCTTGGTAATCAGCTGCCTCAATTCTATCCATTTGCTATCAACTATTTCTTGCATAAAAGCCAAATTAGCCGAATTTTCATTGTCTTTCTTAGTTTCGTAATGCATTGCAAGCCAAGGAACAATAATAAATAAAGATAGAAATATGAATAGGAAACTCCAATACTCCCATATGAAAAAGAACATCCCAAAAACAATCAGCCCTGGTATTAATAGAAAAGGATGTTTAAAACCTAAAATCAGGTCATCAATAATGTAATCCAAGAAAGATTGATCGCAGTTATTCGACAATACCGATTCCCAATAATGTCTCAGCAAACCAAAATACGTAAGTAGAGACACAGACCAAATAAAGGTCATATGCCAGCTAGATATTTGTATGTCCGTAAATAGGTAGTTGACCCCGAATTCACTCTTTTTAGAAGACATAACTACGGATGAAATAGTAACAAAATCAGCAATCAACCCGATTGCAACGACGGAAACAGTAGGAATTGAAATTTTCTTCACCCTAGTTGATCACTCCTTTTCGAATATAATATTTCATCGCTAAAATCTAACACTTTAATAATCCGTCCTTACAAGGTCGCATACCTTGCAAGCTAACCCTACTTTGCAAGGAATCGCCAGATTCTTCGACATTCCATAGGCAAGAACAGACTTCATTCAGAAACCTTCCATAGCAATCGGTCATAGCAAGTAATCCTTTTCAAGCATGCGCTAAGCACACCTTTATTAATGTTTAAAATATCACCAGCAAGGCATGCAGACAAGCTTTATGGACTGCTCGACTTACCGAAGAAACTTTGCAGCAAGAGTGAACGAATACCACTGAATCTGCTGACAGCTGATACCGCTCTGGTATCGGCTGTCATTTGTGTCGCTATAGCTAAAGTCGGGTGTTACTTTTTCTGTTATCGCCTAGTCTGAAGTATTGGTTCTGATATCAATTCAAGGAGGCTGGCCATGAACATCACCCGGGTTATTCTGGTACTGATATTGTTGGCTTTGTCACTACCGGGGTTGGCCGAACGTAAAACCATTCTGGTGATTGAAAGTTATCATCAACAGCACCCGTGGGATGCCAGTTACCTCGAAGCTCTGCGGGAAAATCTGTCAGAGTATGAGCTGGTGACCTTTGAAATGGACACAAAACGCCTGTCTCCCTCAGCTTACCAACAACAGGCTGACAAAGCCTGGCAGTTATACTCTTCTATTGCCCCTGATTTGGTGATTCTCGGGGATGACAATGCCGTAAAATATATGGTGCCCCGATTGAAACACACAAATACGCCGGTTGTTTTTCTGGGGGTTAATGCCAATCCGCGAGCAACAGGGCTGGCTGATATTGATAATGTGACGGGTATTCTCGAACGCCCCTTGTTCCGGCGTTCCATTACCGAGGCTAACCGACTGTTTAACTATCAGTTGGAAAAAATTCTGATCTTATTTGATGACAGCCATACCTCCGGTATCGCAATTAATGAATTTACCGGTGGTGCGGCATCGATGGACTTTGCTGAATTACAGGTGGATTTTCGTTTATCGAATCGACTGGATGAGTGGCATAACGCCGTGATAAGTGCTGAACATCATGGTTACGATGCCATTATTATTGGTTTGTATCATACCGTGTTTGACGGCGAAAACCGCCATGTCGATTCAGAAGATATTATTCGCTGGATCAATAAAAACAGCACGATTCCAGTCTTTTCGTTTTGGGATTTCTCCGTCGGATACGACAAAGCGATTGGTGGTGTGGTGCTGGTGGGTAAGCAGCAGGGAGAAGAAGCGGCAGCCTTGGTTAAACGTATCTTACGTCGCCAGCCGGATAGTTTACCAGGAATAAA is from Bacterioplanoides sp. SCSIO 12839 and encodes:
- a CDS encoding LysR substrate-binding domain-containing protein — its product is MTLSSRTPPIQFIPVFEAAARHLSFKQAAAELNVTAPAVGQQVKAFEQWLGEDLFLRHTRSLSLTDAGDYYFQIARQMMQLHRQGYVGFQRRFQSRSLHISAPLFIAQELLMPNYLSFADYATDTELRIEARNRYVDFETEQIDAAIRFGDGQWPELYTQRLCFSAVTPVCSPVYAEAHSVEELQDLVSHRLISESEDMATWQAFLASDTIAQIKNRIICDSHFAAVKAAADGLGIALAILPSANRWINDGRLVTPYGKQFQTERGYWLVTPKSNQNKPEIQALHHWLTQLFRDIPVLTTPLPDA
- a CDS encoding SDR family oxidoreductase — translated: MSDKPQVALVMGAGDAIGAAISRQFARAGFITCMARRNGDQLQPLVEELKAEGHDARGFSCDARNEEQVEQLFAQIEADIGELEVVIFNIGANVPMSILSTSSRKFMKIWEMACFSGFLTGREAARVMTKRKRGTILFTGATASVRGGAGFGAFASAKHGLRALAQSMARELGPQNIHVAHVVIDAAVDTQWIRDNHPKYSELAEKDGVVKPDDLAKNYLMLHQQPRNAWTFELDVRPWAEKW
- a CDS encoding 2-hydroxychromene-2-carboxylate isomerase is translated as MSTTIEFYFDFGSPMAYLAHKRFDYLREKYDVNIEYRPMLLGGVHKATKNQPPAAIPVKGMYLLKHDVPRFVKRYQVPFKMNPHFPVNTLPLMRGCFAAEKLGVAEAYNNVMFDALWNQGLNMADPEVIKQVLLDNDLPADELLAATQDPAVKQQLIDATEAAVKRNCFGAPTMFVEGEMFFGQDRLDFVEEILQQG
- a CDS encoding ABC transporter substrate-binding protein, producing the protein MNITRVILVLILLALSLPGLAERKTILVIESYHQQHPWDASYLEALRENLSEYELVTFEMDTKRLSPSAYQQQADKAWQLYSSIAPDLVILGDDNAVKYMVPRLKHTNTPVVFLGVNANPRATGLADIDNVTGILERPLFRRSITEANRLFNYQLEKILILFDDSHTSGIAINEFTGGAASMDFAELQVDFRLSNRLDEWHNAVISAEHHGYDAIIIGLYHTVFDGENRHVDSEDIIRWINKNSTIPVFSFWDFSVGYDKAIGGVVLVGKQQGEEAAALVKRILRRQPDSLPGIKTAERGQYRYSQSQLKRWDIDVSESLRPGSVLVD